A single genomic interval of Mucilaginibacter robiniae harbors:
- a CDS encoding M13 family metallopeptidase has translation MKSNNWLWLAAPMLALAACSHKPNPADTEPKLTVFFDKSGMDTTVKPGDNFFDYANGAWLKKTDIPASETGWGSFNVLYNNNQKHLHQILEDISAQGNDKGSKEQKVADLYASGMDTVAIEKLGYSPVKPTLAKINALKDYKELLTYVADSFKDGDGYLLGFYVGPDDKNSTKNMPQFGQSGLGLPNRDYYFNQDEATKKIRAAYVAYIAKLFTLSGTDAATAAKNADAIMKLETELAKSHSTPVELRDPVKNYNKFAVADLQKQVPDMDLKDIFKRMGFNSDSVLVGQPKYYVALDQLLKSQPIDVWKNKLIFMALSTSSPYLSKAFRDANFDFYGKALYGQKQQKERWKVMVSTVDRGLGELLGQLYVEKYFTPEAKKRITELVNNLQSVYHDRIEKLDWMSPETKKKAEDKLSAFIKKIGYPDHWKKYDDVDIDKNGFYANMQSISKHDYKEQIDKVGKKVDRTEWGMTPPTVNAYYNPGFNEIVFPAGILQFPFFDKDADDAINYGGIGMVIGHEMTHGFDDQGSQYDKDGNLKQWWTKEDEAKFKAKTKAVATQYDGYTVLDNMHVNGNLTLGENIADNGGLAIAYAAFKKTKQGQSNEKIDGFTPDQRFFLSLAQIWRSKNRDETARMRINTDPHSPAMYRVNGPISNLDAWYNAFGIKPGDKLYKPENQRIKIW, from the coding sequence ATGAAATCCAATAATTGGTTATGGCTGGCCGCTCCCATGCTGGCACTGGCAGCCTGTTCTCACAAACCAAATCCGGCAGATACGGAGCCTAAGCTTACCGTATTTTTTGATAAATCCGGTATGGACACCACGGTTAAACCTGGCGATAACTTTTTTGATTATGCCAATGGTGCCTGGCTAAAAAAGACTGACATACCTGCTTCTGAAACTGGTTGGGGCTCGTTTAACGTGCTGTACAACAACAACCAGAAACATCTGCACCAGATTCTGGAAGATATATCGGCTCAAGGCAACGATAAAGGAAGCAAAGAGCAAAAGGTGGCCGACTTATACGCAAGTGGTATGGATACCGTAGCTATTGAAAAACTAGGTTACTCACCCGTAAAACCAACCTTAGCTAAAATTAATGCTCTGAAAGATTATAAGGAATTATTGACTTATGTAGCTGATAGCTTTAAAGATGGTGATGGTTACTTGTTAGGCTTTTACGTAGGCCCTGACGATAAAAACAGCACTAAAAATATGCCGCAGTTTGGTCAGTCAGGTTTAGGATTGCCTAACCGTGATTATTACTTCAACCAGGATGAGGCTACTAAAAAGATACGGGCAGCCTACGTTGCTTATATCGCCAAGCTGTTTACCTTATCGGGCACTGATGCAGCTACTGCTGCCAAGAATGCAGATGCCATTATGAAGCTGGAAACTGAATTGGCTAAATCACACTCTACGCCGGTTGAACTACGTGATCCGGTTAAAAACTACAACAAGTTTGCCGTAGCCGATTTGCAGAAACAGGTACCTGACATGGATTTGAAAGATATTTTCAAGCGCATGGGTTTCAATTCTGACAGCGTATTGGTAGGGCAGCCTAAATATTATGTGGCTTTAGATCAGCTCCTGAAATCACAGCCTATTGACGTTTGGAAAAACAAGCTAATCTTTATGGCGCTGAGCACCTCGTCACCTTATTTGAGCAAAGCTTTCCGTGATGCTAATTTTGATTTTTACGGTAAAGCCTTATATGGGCAGAAACAGCAAAAAGAACGTTGGAAAGTGATGGTATCTACCGTTGATCGTGGTTTGGGTGAATTGTTAGGCCAACTGTATGTAGAAAAATACTTTACACCTGAAGCCAAAAAGCGTATCACTGAATTGGTAAATAACCTACAAAGCGTTTATCATGACCGTATCGAGAAGCTGGATTGGATGAGCCCTGAAACCAAGAAAAAAGCAGAAGATAAATTATCTGCCTTTATCAAAAAAATTGGTTATCCAGACCATTGGAAAAAGTACGATGACGTAGATATTGACAAGAACGGTTTCTACGCCAATATGCAGTCGATCTCAAAACACGATTATAAAGAGCAGATTGATAAAGTAGGTAAAAAGGTAGATAGAACAGAGTGGGGCATGACGCCGCCTACTGTGAACGCCTACTATAATCCAGGCTTTAACGAAATTGTATTTCCGGCTGGTATATTACAATTCCCGTTCTTTGATAAGGATGCCGACGATGCCATTAACTATGGTGGTATAGGTATGGTAATTGGCCATGAAATGACCCACGGTTTTGACGATCAAGGTAGCCAATACGACAAAGATGGTAACCTGAAACAATGGTGGACTAAAGAGGATGAAGCTAAGTTTAAAGCTAAAACCAAAGCCGTTGCTACGCAATATGATGGTTATACCGTTTTAGATAACATGCATGTAAATGGCAACCTTACCTTGGGTGAAAACATTGCAGATAATGGCGGTTTAGCTATTGCTTATGCGGCCTTCAAAAAAACTAAGCAAGGACAAAGCAACGAAAAGATTGATGGCTTTACGCCCGATCAGCGTTTCTTCTTATCATTAGCGCAAATATGGAGAAGCAAAAACCGCGATGAAACAGCTCGTATGCGTATCAATACCGATCCGCACTCACCGGCTATGTACCGCGTAAATGGTCCGATATCTAACCTGGATGCTTGGTATAATGCTTTTGGTATTAAACCTGGCGATAAGTTGTACAAGCCAGAAAACCAACGTATTAAAATCTGGTAA